The segment AAACAAATGCATTCTTGATTgggaatttttattttttttatgctGTGTCAGGATATTATATTCTTACTAAATTTGACAAAGCATTCAATCAAAAATAGTTCAAACAAATGATATACCAATAATGGAAATCTAgcttaaaaaaataaacaaaagaacCTTTTGGATTATGATCATGTAGCTGGATTCAAATTACAATATAttcaaaaattacataaaagcatTCGACTCCAAGATTTCTTGATATTCATATTTGAACAAATTGCTGCAATAGCTGATTTCTCTTTCATCTTCGGTGCTGCTACTTCCAGTGATGTAAGTGGAGTTCGAGTTCGAATTTAGATGAGCTGGACTTGACGAAGGTGTTGATAGATTCGACAAATGTGAGTTGAAGTCAAAATCACTGACGTGTTGATGGTAGCCATAGTTGTCGATGGCGATAAAGTTATCAAGATTGTTTTGCCAATCATTCAATGCGCAAGTTTGTGGGTTAACATCCGAAAAACTCGAAGGAAGCTGGTCTACATTTGGttccatgagttgggaagattcACTAGAGTATTGAACACAACTAGGGTAATTACTCAATGGGGCACAACTAGGGATTTCTTGAATTAGGGTTTGATGATCTTGGTTTTGGAGTTGGACTAGGTGATTTTCTTGAACTTGATGGGGACTTCCAAATTGGTTTTCTTGACCATTTTGGTGGACAAAAGTAGTAGTGTTTTGATTGCGTTGAGAAGAGAGGAGTGATGCTGCTAACCTCAACAATTCAGGGTTAACCACTGGTTGAACCCCGAACATGTTTGTGTGAGATTGGCTATATAACGATGAGCTTAAAATGGATGAAATATCAAGAAGATCAAGTCGAGGATTATGGGTAACTGGATCAATTCCCATTCGAAGAAGTCTTTTTCTAATGTGGGTGTTCCAGTAATTCTTGATTTCGTTATCAGTTCTTCCTGGCAAACGAGCTGCAATAGCAGACCACCTGTGAAATGATGAAATGATTAGACAACGTactaaaaacaaaaatttcaaatcttTAACCAAACCCGTTTTGAAAATTAACATTTTGAACAAATTAAACCCATGTTTTCAAATATCATCAAAGTGA is part of the Lactuca sativa cultivar Salinas chromosome 7, Lsat_Salinas_v11, whole genome shotgun sequence genome and harbors:
- the LOC111906833 gene encoding transcription factor MYB102, which produces MGRSPCCEKNGLKKGPWTAEEDQKLIEYIQKNGYGNWRTLPKNAGLQRCGKSCRLRWTNYLRPDIKRGRFSFEEEETIIQLHSVLGNKWSAIAARLPGRTDNEIKNYWNTHIRKRLLRMGIDPVTHNPRLDLLDISSILSSSLYSQSHTNMFGVQPVVNPELLRLAASLLSSQRNQNTTTFVHQNGQENQFGSPHQVQENHLVQLQNQDHQTLIQEIPSCAPLSNYPSCVQYSSESSQLMEPNVDQLPSSFSDVNPQTCALNDWQNNLDNFIAIDNYGYHQHVSDFDFNSHLSNLSTPSSSPAHLNSNSNSTYITGSSSTEDEREISYCSNLFKYEYQEILESNAFM